ttcgggaagtagtgaactcaagtattttttcttcttgtttacaagaagaagatgaaatattgtttggttttaggggatggggttcgaatatttgaaggggggaaatgatgctcctttttccttcaaattctaaccctagtttgttggtccgtgcaggttcgcgcacggaaaggttagatcgaacgtactcgatctcgcgtggaaagcgtagccaaggtgagggcacttccgtctagagaagtcttactgctttcctgcatgtgaagttgtatgcgagtgtggttgataacatgcttagtattagtattcaatattatgctaagtgatgatatgatgtatgatttattactaagttaatatgataaattcttagtatgctatagaactagttagttgatgtatgctagttcaagtatgccttatttgctaagtgaaattatgcatgatgttatttaatttcaataacatgagataaaatgcctgtctatttacttgaagtagtaacatgagactaggattttatgatatttactcgcatgcaagtaaattatgattagtggaacataggtctggttaagactatgaaccatgagaacagtggttccgttagagacaaaacggataacttgcacgcgagggtgaatgcggtttgaaccgtgatgttatgacttgtgggtgtctgacccatggtgtgctgtggtcgttccaaggaacgccatgatgttgtgagctttgctcatggtgttgttcgtctgctggacgaatggtgttggatccaaggtgaaaggtggttgtgtgaaaagtgaggacgcatagactaactgaaacttaggctatgtgattaaccttttagttatgttctgttgattaatgatgatattatattgtctataacatgctagagactagagatatttgagagtcagaagttgaccctctctatttgctatttgttgtttgggcgcttaacgccaacagatggtgatccggaaggagctagtggatcaggactgggagatttATCTCCATAGTTTTGATGAGGACACGGCCTGGGGTGTCGACTACCGCCAGGAGAAGAACGTGTACGTCGGCGGCGCGACCATCTTCAAAAGAGACCAAGCTGGGCAGATTGTTGAGACTCAGCCTATCAGAGGGAAGATTCGGTTTCCTCACGCACCCTTCCGTTTTGGACTCCCCTTAGGGATGGATTTTCTCAGCGGTTCGGAGTCGGACCCTAGTGAGGGGCCAGGCTACGAGTCAGGCGAGGGGAGCGAGCCTTCAGTGACTTCCGAGTACCGGAATCCGACAGAGGGACTTTTGGTGCCGAAGGAGGAGCCGGTGAGCCCCATTGCACCACCCGAGCAAGAGCTGAATCAGGGACTCATGGATCCCGTACCATTAGGGTTTGGGTGGAgcttggaggcattgaggcagtggaacctggacatgaaagttgagcttccgaagccaggagaggagacgccggagccttccaacatgtgggccagagaagatgcagactgcaacgagtggccttgattgggttgagagcgctgttttatttttggagcttttattttactttgaagtacttgtagttgattttcaaatgtaaacaattttgtcagattactagggtggttttgtttacacacatgggtgtggccaccgtacattatttcagttattggatttatatcaatcgttcgttttccttactcgcacgtttgtttatttgatttatatttaacgctgagaactttcgtaataattggatctttgtcatttaatgaagattaataaatggacggcgaaaattctttgtgaaaatcatgatttttggtttttcgtgacgtccgagaaatcggggcgttacacaatACGCTCATATACAAACAATATTtcatttatataatttaattgaaaatcTTCCTCCTTTAGAGCCGTTTCTACCAGCAATTATTTGCACCAGCAAAACCTCATTTCCCGTAACTTGGTTGTTGTTTGCCTAACAATGTAAGCAAGTAGATCTTCTAGCCTGTTCACGccaaataaagagaatcttttaGTAACAATAGACTATCATATTTCCTGTAAAACAAATATAGATCagtaaatcaataaataaataaagaaaaccaAATGAACTTTTAGGTGTACCAATTTAAGTGTTTTTGAACTTATAGttctgctctctctctctctctctcactctctctctcatccctccctttctctctcccctccttccctccctccctccctccttcctctccctctccctccccctatctctctctctctctctcatgtgTAAAGGACTTGTTATTCCAACAATTTATTCATTTAGAAGCTGAATTAATCTATATTGTGAGATTGTTATGCTGATTGGATGCTTAGAAACCTTGAATTTAGCGACTCAATAATTTTGCTTTCTCATCGAAAAACTTAAGCATAAAAAATATAAGCTATATATGTTCGTTTATTCCAATTGTCGTCAaaatttcctatatatatacatacatttAAACATATGAaagaaattataaaattatactgtttgttattttctttttttttctttttttttgaaagatgaatAATATTGAAAGGAAAAAAGGCAAAGCCAAAGGATACATTCAAAGATAGAGTTCCAACGAAACCTAACAACAAGGAAAGATAGATAAATAGCAATAACATAAAAAGAAAGAGAGCACAAGGTGTGACAGAGTTATCCAAGACCACCCGCAGCGCAGGAACCGCCTCCCATCCTCAGAACGAGAACGAAAAACTACACGACCACTGTGAGACCGGGTCTTAATGGAATACCTTAACGGTTTTCAGAGCACCACCACAACGCATTCGATCTCCCGCACCCTGCTTTGGCCAGAGTATCAGCTTCAGTATTGGCTTCCCTAAATATGTGAACCACACTCAAGCAATTGACTTCTTGAACAAGAAGATCAATATGATTCAAATCGTTAAGTAACTTCCATGGTCGAGTCTTCCTTGAATTTACCCAGCCCACTGAAAGATTAGAATCACTTTCGATTATGATATTCCTTAGCATGAAACTTTGGCAAAAAATCAAAGCCTTAAGAATAGCTTTGATTTCAGCTTCAAATGCCCACCCGTAGCCTATGTTCAAGGAGAAGAAGCCAAGTACACAATTCTTAGAGTCTCGAACCACGCCACCAATCCCGCTCGGGCCAGGGTTACCTTGAGACGCCCCATCAACATTAACCTTCAAAATGCCTATGGCTGGCGGAGCCCAGATTGCTGTCCTTATTCCCGAGCATCCCTTTGATACCTTTACAGTGTAGAAATTATTTGAGAATTGTTCCATGCTATATGGACATTCTTTCCAAGAGCCTTTTATCCACCAAATGATTCTTAATATATGCATATCCCACACCTCTTGTGATTCAAAAGTCTTCTCCCTAAAAACAGCATTGTTACGGCCTAACCAAATTGACCATATCAGCGAATACGAGATAAGTTTCCAGAGTAGGGGATCAGTTTTTTCTACTAAATTCCCCCATTCCTCCAAGAGAGCTTGTAATGTGCCTGGTGCAACCCACATGATACCTTCCCGCTGAATAATGCCACACCATAGACCCCAGGAAATTTGTAGTGGAGAAAAAGATGCAATGTTGTTTCTGTGATGTTACCTGAACATAGAGCACAGGCCCCATTTActgtttgttattttcaacttgaaaatatttgaaTATAAATGTAAGACCTCGTGGAATctatattttcacaatcaaattaaaatgagtttgtatatctactcttaaaattatttaacaGTATGGAAAAAGTACTAAAGTTTTAATTTTACCACGCCTAACACTTTCAATGACCAAAATGACAATTTACCCCACATATACATTAGCATGTAATTTTAAAATCTAAAAGTTTAGTGGCaaaaaaaaatggtattcaCGAAACCTCTGCCTGCCGTTAACacaccatttttttttccatgttcAATGGGATCTTGGAAGCagatcgttttttttttatggtgaCTGGGCCTTTTAAGCATGAtagttttcttgtttttttttttttttttttttacaattcctTGCTTATCCAATTGGTTTTTATGTTATTCGGCCTAAAGAAAATTGGATAGTGTGGTAGAACTCCATGTTTGGCCCCTCAACTTAAATTTCTGattttttgtcaaaaaagaaaaacttaaatttctgatttaaaaaaaaaaaaacttaaatttctGGCTCCACCACCGTGCACATGTGGGTGGGATGAGGTGAGGTGATGTTGTGTCCGTGAAATATTCTTAGAGAGCTGTTGCAGTTCATCTTCATAGTATATCATTATTTGTCCACTGAAATTATATATCTTGCACTGTTTCTCATCTGCCCTTAAAATGGAGAAAATAGCCAAAGATCGTTAAGAATTGCAACCCTCTAATCTAATTGGTTCCTCATACATAACATAGCATACATGATCACAACTTGTGTCAAAACTTGTGAGACAAATACAAGGCATCCAATGAAGTGAGGCATACCACTTTGCAGCCCATAGCAATTTCTCCAATAATATTCTAAGAAAACTCAGCTGCTGAATAGTCTGACAATGATGCCTCTTGTTTGTTTTCTAAAGTCAATTGTCAGTTCTCCATAAAGGCTAACACGTGTGCAAGCTATTGACAAAGAGTCCTCTCTCCATTACAACCTAAcccttttgttttttattttcttgttttcCCCTATTTTTCTTGTAATTCAACATTgttataaaaaattaacatgtaATTTCAAGAGATACATGCTTATTTCATATATTTCATATGGGAGTCTATTGAAAAAATTCTTACAAACTGAGAAGCTAATCTCACAAAAATGTAAATATTTTCAGCTCAAACTAAATAGTCTTGCGTTACTTTATCATATCAAAAAAGTATTTTAAAGAATCTAAATAATATCTGAATTTTTTTCTAATAGTTctatctttttcttctctttcttttaatAGACCATTGACCTGCTTTTCCTAATTACCTGGCCTTTTAAGGACTTGTTTCCCTGCTTTTTAGACCTTGTTTGTATCTGTCTGAAACAAACTTTTCTCCTCTCTCAACCCACCACTTAGATCAAGACAATCAAGAGGCATGTTTGGATCTCCAGAGACAGGTAAATATATATTCTCAGTTTAACTTTTTCTAGCTCCTCTCTTACCATCTGAAACATGGTAGATTTTCACTATGTATTTCTTCTGATGGTGCCAACTACCAAGGGCATGATGATCTGAGCATCCAAATGTCAAAACATGCATTATTTGTCTGTACAGACCTAGTGCTAACTGCTAAGGATGTTTGCTTAACATGGTGTTTTGTGTTTTGCCAAAGAAAGATTAGATGAGATAGCGAAGGCCAAATCAGAAGGAGAAGCAGCTTCTCAAATGGGAAGGAGACATTTTTATGGTCCAGCTTCAGGGACAACCTTGAACACAGTAACCCCTTGTGCTGCATGCAAGCTTCTGAGAAGAAGGTGTGCTGAAGAATGCCCTTTCTCCCCTTATTTCTCACCTCATGAGCCCCAGAAGTTTGCAGCTGTTCACAAAGTGTTTGGTGCAAGCAATGTTTCCAAGATGCTAATGGTTAGTACTTAGCTAGCTCCCGACTTAAAATTAGTGCAGGTTTTAAAATCCTTCTACAGTTGATTTTAAAGTCAGAATCAAAATATGTTTATGTGAGTAGTTTGTTGATGAAATAGaaactaatccaaacatgcttcTTTCTGAAGCTGGGTTGTTCGAATCAATTCTAGTGAGAAGCTTATGGGAGTAGCTTCCTTTTCATGAGCATTAATTCCGAAACCTAGAAGCTACTTGAAAAAGTTTcttcccataattgattttgatttcagaatcaattttacAAGGGTTTTAAAACATGCTATTAGTAGTTACTCTTTTATTTCTTCAATAGGACTAATAACTACTCTTATGAGAGCAACTgttgattattattatttttcaaattttgatgcTATATCTAGGAGGTACCTGAAGGGCAAAGAGCTGATGCAGCAAATAGCATGGTTTATGAAGCAAACTTGAGGTTGAGAGATCCAGTGTATGGATGCATGGGTGCAATTTCAGCTTTGCAGCAACAAGTTCAATCATTGCAAGCAGAGCTACATGCAGTGAGAGCTGAGATACTAAAATACAAATACAGAGAAGCTGCTTCTCTGATTTCTTCTCATCATGCTGCTTTAGTTTCATCTGTTGTTGAAGCAGCATCAATGCCTGCACCAAACTCATCACAAAGTCTTTCTCAAcctcatcctcctccatcacctgctcctcctccaccaccaagacCACTACCTTCACCTTCTGTGGTCCTTTCATCAttgtcttcatcttcagcttcttctctTTACACTCCACCTAAAAGCACAATGAGCCATGGATCCATTTCCAGTGAAAATGTCACATACTTTGTTTAGGTCCAGTTAATTGTTAATTTCCTATTCATCATTTGCTGTAGGAATAATCAAGATTTATTTTCTCATCATCAGAGTAGAATGTATCACTTGAGCATATATATCAGGGATCAtatcttaatttctttttatcCTCTTTATGGAAAAGGGAGATGCCATTACATTCATATACTTTTAGTGATATTTTCTACAACTTTTTTTCATATGCTTTTTGCATAAACAttgttatgatttttatttttatacaatTTCTATATTGATGCATGATATGTCTTCATTTTGTAAAGAACAATGCATTCGGACTGCAGGAATGGCTAGCATAAACTACTTGGTATTTAGAATTTGGGTTGGATTAATTCTATCTGAAAAGCTAGTTTCAGGTTAAGAATTGTTCTACTCTTTATAAATACTTATTTAATCATATTTTTAGTCAATATAAGACTTCTCAACAATATCAATTTCACTAGGTAACTTGACTGCAAGTCTCATTATCTTTACAATTCTGTTTTTCCTTTTGGAGTAGTAGTTTTATAATGAGATTCAAACTTGGTAAAAAACTAAAACACAAAATGAAGAAAACTGAAGAAATTTAAGTCAACTTGGAAACTCTAGATATATTGGTAATAGGAGAGATAGAAGGATCATAAAGCATACTATGAGAAACGCATGCTTTGAGAACTATATATGATTTTATTATAGAATTGGTGCTGAAAATCACATGAATAGATGAATTCTAATCTTCAACAATTGGCTATTGCACGTGGGGGGAATATCACCATTTGACTGAAGCTTAGGTAAGTCTACAAGTCTGTGCCATGATCTCAAGGATGTGAAGTAGAGATCTTAGAAGGGAGACAATTGAGACATAAGTAGATGTAGTTAATTTCTGTTCCCATGTGATGTGAAATTGAATGTAACAACTAACATGTATAGATCTAACTCATATTCCATTCCTTTCCATTATATTGTTGT
This is a stretch of genomic DNA from Lotus japonicus ecotype B-129 chromosome 1, LjGifu_v1.2. It encodes these proteins:
- the LOC130733888 gene encoding LOB domain-containing protein 13-like isoform X1 codes for the protein MFGSPETERLDEIAKAKSEGEAASQMGRRHFYGPASGTTLNTVTPCAACKLLRRRCAEECPFSPYFSPHEPQKFAAVHKVFGASNVSKMLMEVPEGQRADAANSMVYEANLRLRDPVYGCMGAISALQQQVQSLQAELHAVRAEILKYKYREAASLISSHHAALVSSVVEAASMPAPNSSQSLSQPHPPPSPAPPPPPRPLPSPSVVLSSLSSSSASSLYTPPKSTMSHGSISSENVTYFV
- the LOC130731658 gene encoding uncharacterized protein LOC130731658; amino-acid sequence: MVIRKELVDQDWEIYLHSFDEDTAWGVDYRQEKNVYVGGATIFKRDQAGQIVETQPIRGKIRFPHAPFRFGLPLGMDFLSGSESDPSEGPGYESGEGSEPSVTSEYRNPTEGLLVPKEEPVSPIAPPEQELNQGLMDPVPLGFGWSLEALRQWNLDMKVELPKPGEETPEPSNMWAREDADCNEWP
- the LOC130733888 gene encoding LOB domain-containing protein 13-like isoform X2, which codes for MGRRHFYGPASGTTLNTVTPCAACKLLRRRCAEECPFSPYFSPHEPQKFAAVHKVFGASNVSKMLMEVPEGQRADAANSMVYEANLRLRDPVYGCMGAISALQQQVQSLQAELHAVRAEILKYKYREAASLISSHHAALVSSVVEAASMPAPNSSQSLSQPHPPPSPAPPPPPRPLPSPSVVLSSLSSSSASSLYTPPKSTMSHGSISSENVTYFV